Proteins from a genomic interval of Corvus moneduloides isolate bCorMon1 chromosome 6, bCorMon1.pri, whole genome shotgun sequence:
- the GNPNAT1 gene encoding glucosamine 6-phosphate N-acetyltransferase isoform X2, whose product MMPVATVMPDDTPMFDPRILQELDWSENTTTFSPAISPLDPGDGLVLRPLCTADLNRGFFKVLGQLTETGVASPEQFIKTFEHMKRSGDYYVTVVEDTNLGQIVATATLVIEHKFTHSCAKRGRIEDVVVSGECRGKQLGKLLMSTLTLLSKRLNCYKITLECLPKNVDFYKKFGYLVSEENYMFQRFFN is encoded by the exons ATGATGCCCGTGGCCACCGTGATGCCCGACGACACGCCCATGTTTGACCCCAGAATCCTGCAGGAACTTGACTGGAGCGAGAACACCACGACCTTTTCTCCTGCTATTTCTCCGCtggatccaggggatgggctggtCCTGAGACCACTTTGCACAGCTGATTTAAATCGAG GCTTTTTTAAGGTTCTGGGTCAGCTGACGGAAACTGGAGTTGCGAGCCCGGAGCAGTTCATCA AAACCTTTGAGCACATGAAGAGGTCTGGAGATTACTACGTTACCGTGGTGGAGGACACAAACCTGGGGCAGATCGTTGCCACGGCAACGCTGGTTATAGAACATAAATTCACTCACTCCTGTGCCAAG AGAGGCAGGATAGAAGATGTGGTGGTCAGCGGGGAGTGCAGAGGGAAGCAGCTTGGAAAACT atTAATGTCCACCCTCACCTTGCTAAGTAAGAGACTGAACTGTTACAAAATCACGCTCGAGTGTCTGCCCAAAAATGTGGATTTCTACAAGAAGTTTGGCTATTTGGTATCTGAAGAAAACTACATGTTTCAACGGTTCTTTAATTAA
- the GNPNAT1 gene encoding glucosamine 6-phosphate N-acetyltransferase isoform X1, translated as MRSPAAAMMPVATVMPDDTPMFDPRILQELDWSENTTTFSPAISPLDPGDGLVLRPLCTADLNRGFFKVLGQLTETGVASPEQFIKTFEHMKRSGDYYVTVVEDTNLGQIVATATLVIEHKFTHSCAKRGRIEDVVVSGECRGKQLGKLLMSTLTLLSKRLNCYKITLECLPKNVDFYKKFGYLVSEENYMFQRFFN; from the exons ATGAG ATCTCCGGCTGCAGCCATGATGCCCGTGGCCACCGTGATGCCCGACGACACGCCCATGTTTGACCCCAGAATCCTGCAGGAACTTGACTGGAGCGAGAACACCACGACCTTTTCTCCTGCTATTTCTCCGCtggatccaggggatgggctggtCCTGAGACCACTTTGCACAGCTGATTTAAATCGAG GCTTTTTTAAGGTTCTGGGTCAGCTGACGGAAACTGGAGTTGCGAGCCCGGAGCAGTTCATCA AAACCTTTGAGCACATGAAGAGGTCTGGAGATTACTACGTTACCGTGGTGGAGGACACAAACCTGGGGCAGATCGTTGCCACGGCAACGCTGGTTATAGAACATAAATTCACTCACTCCTGTGCCAAG AGAGGCAGGATAGAAGATGTGGTGGTCAGCGGGGAGTGCAGAGGGAAGCAGCTTGGAAAACT atTAATGTCCACCCTCACCTTGCTAAGTAAGAGACTGAACTGTTACAAAATCACGCTCGAGTGTCTGCCCAAAAATGTGGATTTCTACAAGAAGTTTGGCTATTTGGTATCTGAAGAAAACTACATGTTTCAACGGTTCTTTAATTAA